The following proteins are encoded in a genomic region of Candidatus Zixiibacteriota bacterium:
- a CDS encoding serine hydrolase, translating into MFQSISAVLILFLTFLTVSVPLQSESRYEKMDEYLNLANELWRFNGTVLVADRGEILLCRGYGFSNKDFGQPNTPQTRFFIGSITKQFTAAAILALRDDSVLNLDSPIIDYLPDYPPVPGRLITIRHLLTHTSGIPNYTDDPEIVLMRTEPLAPDDIIDLFRNRPLKFAPGTSFQYSNSGYILLGKIIEVASGQSYEAFLHRRILKPAGMLSTGYGRRESGIPDRADGYTIDQIGNIISALPIDFSIMFSAGALYSTVLDIYRWDSLLYTDAILNRATIAEIFAPSQHNYGYGWYIDSLFERRLAFHGGFLDGYNAVLYRWLDDSVTVIVFSNEDEAPVAKIARGLSAIVFDEPYERPLRRKATRTDSKKLREYAGVYKYEDATYQFISLHEDTLYTNFRGMPRQVLLPLSRDNFFYASDNNKLLSFGRNDKGAVDHLHITDDIYYLTALRIFGPDTAALMIDRTPFLHDSASLAKFAGLYRIDYDAGSSEDNLFLRAESKDNCLHISIGNSEAVAVYPNSPTRFFHSDADFQITFHLDEQGAPVGFLLEIAGKILHGARINE; encoded by the coding sequence ATGTTTCAGTCAATATCAGCAGTTCTGATTCTTTTCCTGACTTTTCTCACTGTCTCCGTTCCTCTTCAGAGCGAAAGCCGATACGAGAAAATGGATGAATATCTCAACCTGGCTAATGAACTCTGGCGCTTTAATGGTACCGTGCTGGTGGCTGACCGGGGAGAAATCCTTCTCTGCCGCGGTTATGGCTTTTCCAATAAGGACTTCGGTCAGCCCAACACCCCCCAGACCCGCTTCTTTATCGGTTCTATCACGAAGCAGTTTACCGCGGCCGCCATTCTCGCGCTGCGTGATGATTCAGTTCTGAACTTAGATTCCCCCATAATCGATTACCTGCCTGACTACCCGCCCGTCCCGGGACGCCTGATTACTATCCGCCACCTCCTTACTCATACCTCCGGCATCCCCAACTATACCGATGACCCGGAAATTGTCTTGATGCGAACGGAACCTTTGGCTCCCGACGATATTATCGATCTCTTTCGCAATCGTCCCCTTAAATTCGCGCCGGGGACCTCTTTTCAATACAGTAATTCCGGATATATTCTTCTGGGCAAAATTATCGAAGTGGCTTCCGGGCAGTCATATGAAGCCTTTCTCCATCGACGCATACTGAAGCCGGCCGGAATGCTCAGTACCGGTTATGGCAGGCGCGAATCAGGGATTCCCGACCGCGCCGATGGCTATACCATAGACCAGATAGGCAATATTATAAGCGCCCTTCCGATTGACTTTTCCATCATGTTTTCCGCCGGTGCTCTTTACTCCACCGTCCTGGATATCTACCGCTGGGATAGTCTTCTCTATACCGATGCCATTCTGAATCGAGCGACTATTGCCGAGATATTTGCCCCTTCGCAGCATAATTACGGGTACGGTTGGTATATCGACTCCCTCTTTGAGCGACGTCTTGCCTTCCACGGCGGTTTCCTTGACGGCTACAATGCCGTCTTATATCGCTGGCTTGATGACTCCGTCACCGTCATTGTTTTCAGCAACGAAGATGAGGCGCCGGTCGCTAAGATTGCTCGCGGGCTCTCCGCAATTGTCTTTGATGAGCCGTATGAAAGACCGCTTCGCAGGAAAGCAACCAGGACAGATTCAAAAAAACTGAGAGAATACGCCGGAGTTTACAAATATGAGGATGCAACCTACCAGTTCATCAGTTTACACGAAGATACCCTCTATACTAACTTCCGAGGAATGCCCCGCCAGGTACTGCTCCCCCTTTCCCGAGACAATTTCTTTTACGCCTCCGACAACAACAAACTGCTATCATTCGGAAGAAACGACAAAGGTGCTGTCGACCACCTGCATATAACCGACGACATCTATTATCTTACCGCTCTCAGAATTTTCGGGCCAGACACCGCCGCCCTGATGATTGACCGGACCCCTTTTCTGCATGATTCCGCCTCTCTCGCGAAATTCGCCGGACTATATAGGATTGATTACGATGCCGGCAGTTCTGAGGATAACCTTTTTTTGAGAGCAGAAAGTAAAGATAATTGCCTGCACATTTCCATTGGTAACAGCGAGGCGGTCGCGGTCTATCCCAATTCGCCAACCCGATTCTTTCATAGCGACGCTGACTTCCAGATTACCTTTCATCTCGATGAGCAGGGTGCGCCTGTTGGATTTCTCCTGGAAATCGCCGGAAAAATACTGCACGGCGCCAGAATCAATGAGTAA
- a CDS encoding TonB-dependent receptor produces MRVTNDKCKATAQTISGMMLLLLLLIGLVPAISAKAADTGQLSGKVVDAKTGELLLGVTVMLEGTTKGSTTNVDGTFVIKSVPVGVYNLVVSSVGYITKKYDSLEVKKGVQNFDLSLEQQTVDLNKKIVVTAKMAESSDAAVLRNRQKAVTVSDAIGAQAISRAGGGNTAQALIRVTGASTDGKFVFIRGLGDRYSNTQMNGTVLPTPDPDKQAVPLDLVPSDLLENVVVTKSFMADMPGNFSGGSINLITKDFPEKRTISFATGTSYNSIVTNSTVLGTSTSSTDWRASDDGMRQLPEFLQNPDNIDDLPKGNTIIRDSTVAEAIKKASQSFRNDYSPKKRTAPLNQSYAINVGDNFQLFGNSLGIVGSLAYSRQQKYYENGEIRLSYAANDSLLETYYEFTDSRGVDEVLWGGLASASYRLGTNHILGMNYIYNRNAESEARYLVGHEYYNDPYSWLESRVVSYTERNLGSLQFKGEHRFSLLLPLHLEWRFGNSTTRQEQPDLREFENNYFVDSSIYPEIDTLYGIGSGYRWPARFWRSLEESNNEYNFNLAAKLSRDVRMKIGMSYLKKERENRQIQFNMTGDPNLLNDFNGDVDRFADTAGYYTRYGSNPSNYSYVFSAYYINGTQLRDQYDGTQKITAEYLMLEMPLIGRLNFVGGIRHENTDMAVTSFDPSRRGGKIDGSDWLPSLSLIYELSDRMNFRLAYGRTLARPNLREIAPYGAEEFAGSRLFIGNDSLTYTKIKNYDMRWEWFMRPGEIVAISAFYKKFKDPIELTFFSSNYDIWPVNAPEAKNYGLELEFRKRLDVVADFLRNFNLGGNMTLVNSKLEIPEKEWQEMLSVDRNAPRHRPMANQSPYIINANIGFSSFRSGTTADIFYNVFGRRFYYNAQGGAPDIYEMPRHSLDMTFSQAIWRGVSLKLSGKNLLNAHFEADYYYLGTGEKVVYRKYDIGRTFGVSLNYRVL; encoded by the coding sequence GTGCGAGTAACAAATGACAAGTGTAAAGCGACAGCGCAGACGATATCAGGGATGATGCTGTTACTGCTTCTGCTAATCGGTTTGGTTCCTGCAATCAGCGCAAAAGCGGCCGACACCGGCCAACTTAGCGGTAAAGTAGTCGATGCCAAAACCGGCGAGTTACTGCTGGGAGTGACGGTGATGCTGGAAGGAACGACCAAGGGCAGCACCACCAACGTTGACGGAACATTTGTCATTAAGAGTGTTCCAGTGGGAGTATACAATCTGGTAGTCAGCAGTGTTGGATATATCACAAAAAAATATGACAGCCTGGAGGTCAAAAAAGGGGTGCAGAATTTCGACCTTTCGCTGGAGCAGCAGACCGTTGACCTGAACAAGAAAATAGTGGTTACAGCAAAGATGGCGGAGAGTTCGGATGCGGCGGTGCTCCGGAATCGTCAGAAGGCGGTGACAGTAAGCGACGCTATCGGCGCCCAGGCGATATCTCGCGCGGGAGGGGGCAATACGGCACAGGCTTTAATTCGTGTTACCGGCGCCTCGACCGATGGGAAATTTGTCTTTATTCGGGGTTTGGGAGACCGTTATTCCAACACGCAGATGAACGGCACGGTTCTTCCGACACCGGACCCGGACAAGCAGGCGGTGCCATTAGACCTGGTCCCCTCGGACCTGCTCGAGAATGTGGTGGTCACCAAGAGTTTCATGGCTGACATGCCGGGGAATTTCTCCGGCGGAAGCATTAACCTGATTACAAAGGATTTCCCGGAGAAAAGGACCATCAGTTTTGCGACCGGGACATCTTATAACAGCATTGTGACCAACTCCACGGTACTGGGAACCTCCACCAGTTCAACAGACTGGAGAGCCAGTGATGATGGGATGAGGCAGCTGCCGGAATTCCTTCAGAATCCAGATAACATTGATGATCTTCCTAAAGGAAATACGATTATAAGAGATTCTACTGTGGCGGAAGCGATAAAGAAAGCGAGCCAGTCGTTTCGGAATGATTATTCCCCCAAAAAGCGGACGGCTCCACTCAATCAGAGTTACGCCATAAATGTTGGCGACAATTTTCAATTGTTCGGCAACTCCCTGGGGATAGTAGGCAGCCTGGCTTATTCGCGCCAGCAAAAGTATTATGAGAACGGTGAGATTAGATTATCGTACGCCGCCAACGACAGCCTGCTGGAAACTTACTACGAATTTACCGACTCGCGCGGGGTGGATGAAGTCCTCTGGGGCGGTCTGGCGAGCGCATCGTATCGGCTGGGGACAAATCATATCCTTGGTATGAACTATATATACAATCGTAACGCTGAATCGGAAGCCCGCTACCTGGTAGGGCATGAGTATTATAATGACCCCTACAGCTGGCTGGAGTCGCGGGTGGTAAGTTATACAGAGCGGAATCTGGGGAGCCTCCAGTTCAAAGGGGAGCATCGGTTTTCACTATTGCTTCCGCTGCATCTGGAGTGGCGGTTTGGCAATTCGACAACGCGGCAGGAGCAACCGGATCTGCGCGAATTTGAAAACAACTATTTCGTAGATTCTTCAATTTATCCGGAAATTGATACTCTGTACGGAATCGGGTCAGGCTATCGCTGGCCGGCCCGGTTCTGGCGCAGTTTGGAAGAATCCAATAATGAATACAATTTCAATCTGGCCGCCAAGTTATCGCGCGATGTCAGAATGAAGATTGGCATGAGTTATCTGAAAAAGGAGCGGGAAAATCGTCAGATTCAATTCAACATGACCGGCGACCCCAATCTGCTCAATGATTTCAACGGGGATGTGGACCGTTTTGCCGACACTGCCGGCTATTATACCCGGTACGGGTCGAACCCCTCGAATTACTCTTATGTCTTTTCGGCGTACTACATTAACGGCACGCAGTTGCGCGACCAGTATGACGGTACCCAGAAGATTACGGCGGAGTATCTGATGCTGGAGATGCCTCTGATCGGCAGACTTAATTTTGTCGGCGGTATCCGTCATGAGAACACAGATATGGCGGTCACCAGTTTTGACCCCTCACGTCGCGGCGGAAAGATTGACGGCAGTGACTGGCTGCCGTCGTTAAGCCTGATTTACGAACTCAGCGACAGGATGAACTTCCGTCTGGCGTACGGCCGAACGCTGGCGCGTCCCAATCTTCGTGAGATTGCGCCGTATGGCGCTGAAGAATTTGCCGGATCGCGGCTATTTATCGGAAACGACAGCCTGACTTATACGAAAATAAAGAACTATGATATGCGGTGGGAATGGTTTATGCGGCCGGGCGAGATTGTAGCGATTAGCGCTTTCTATAAAAAATTCAAAGACCCGATTGAGTTGACTTTTTTCTCATCCAATTACGATATCTGGCCGGTCAACGCCCCGGAGGCGAAAAACTACGGGCTGGAGTTGGAGTTCCGGAAACGACTTGATGTTGTTGCCGATTTTCTGCGGAATTTCAATCTGGGGGGAAATATGACACTGGTCAATTCCAAACTGGAGATACCGGAGAAGGAATGGCAGGAAATGTTAAGTGTTGACCGGAACGCGCCGCGCCATCGTCCCATGGCAAACCAGTCCCCATATATCATTAATGCCAATATAGGATTCAGCAGTTTTCGGTCGGGCACTACCGCAGACATATTTTATAATGTCTTCGGCCGGCGTTTTTACTACAACGCCCAGGGGGGAGCGCCTGACATATATGAAATGCCAAGACATTCGCTTGACATGACCTTCTCGCAGGCGATCTGGCGAGGAGTTAGTCTGAAACTGTCAGGTAAGAATCTTCTCAATGCCCATTTCGAGGCAGATTATTACTACCTTGGTACTGGGG